The proteins below are encoded in one region of Corynebacterium sphenisci DSM 44792:
- a CDS encoding acyl-CoA thioesterase, with protein MPDDRVARPHSTRIPVRWSDVDRRGHVNDSTYLDYAQEARHRWFRDAMAAAGLPLPRVRSVAVDFLRPILPGTAEVIVDTAITGLGTTSYSMQQTIRTSATDIVAEVATVLVLMDTATHRPTQVTDSARRMLMAYAAPELTRGGGEDAPGERA; from the coding sequence ATGCCCGATGATCGCGTCGCCCGCCCGCATTCCACCCGGATCCCGGTGCGCTGGTCCGACGTGGACCGGCGCGGCCACGTCAACGACTCGACCTACCTGGACTACGCCCAGGAGGCCCGGCACCGTTGGTTCCGCGACGCGATGGCCGCCGCCGGGCTGCCGCTGCCCCGGGTCCGCTCGGTGGCCGTGGACTTCCTGCGCCCGATCCTGCCCGGTACCGCGGAGGTGATCGTGGACACCGCGATCACCGGCCTGGGCACCACCTCGTACTCGATGCAGCAGACCATCCGCACCTCGGCGACGGACATCGTCGCCGAGGTGGCCACGGTGCTGGTGCTCATGGACACCGCCACGCACCGACCCACCCAGGTCACCGACTCCGCCCGGCGGATGCTCATGGCCTACGCCGCCCCGGAGCTCACCCGCGGCGGCGGGGAGGACGCGCCGGGGGAGCGGGCCTGA
- a CDS encoding globin, with product MANPNQPTVYEHLGPEVFDRIVAGFYRRVADDDILGPMYPAEDMAGAEARLRMFLEQYWGGPDAYSRERGHPRLRMRHHPFAIDGAAADRWLELMAASLSEIPAAELDDAARVAIWDHMVRVADMLINTPG from the coding sequence ATGGCGAACCCCAACCAGCCCACCGTCTACGAGCACCTCGGCCCGGAGGTCTTCGACCGGATCGTCGCCGGGTTCTACCGGCGGGTGGCCGATGACGACATCCTGGGCCCGATGTACCCCGCCGAGGACATGGCCGGCGCGGAGGCGCGGCTGCGCATGTTCCTGGAGCAGTACTGGGGCGGGCCCGACGCCTACTCCCGGGAGCGGGGCCACCCGCGGCTGCGGATGCGGCACCACCCCTTCGCCATCGACGGCGCCGCCGCGGATCGCTGGCTGGAGCTGATGGCCGCCTCCCTGTCGGAGATCCCGGCCGCCGAGCTCGACGACGCCGCCCGCGTCGCGATCTGGGATCACATGGTGCGGGTGGCGGACATGCTGATCAACACCCCCGGCTGA
- the ssb gene encoding single-stranded DNA-binding protein — protein sequence MSDSTITILGNLAAGPILRTTGTGRQVATFPVASSRSRLVEGAWVSGETTYLDVDCWEPMAQNVMATLALGMAVVVHGRLETSRWKTPEGEDRAKTRVHALAVGPDLRRVSGRMARTVRTEYEAPGAGAAAAARPGGAEPPAAAGEEAAADPAGAGEPAAAPF from the coding sequence ATGTCCGATTCGACCATCACCATCCTGGGCAACCTCGCCGCCGGCCCGATCCTGCGCACCACCGGCACCGGCCGCCAGGTGGCGACCTTCCCGGTGGCCTCCTCGCGCAGCCGGCTCGTCGAGGGCGCCTGGGTGAGCGGGGAGACCACCTACCTCGACGTGGACTGCTGGGAGCCGATGGCGCAGAACGTCATGGCCACCCTGGCCCTCGGCATGGCCGTGGTGGTGCACGGCCGGCTGGAGACCAGCCGCTGGAAGACCCCGGAGGGCGAGGACCGGGCGAAGACCCGGGTGCACGCCCTGGCGGTGGGCCCGGATCTGCGCCGGGTCTCCGGGCGGATGGCGCGCACCGTGCGCACCGAGTACGAGGCCCCCGGCGCCGGGGCCGCGGCGGCGGCCCGCCCCGGGGGCGCGGAACCGCCCGCCGCCGCGGGGGAGGAGGCCGCGGCGGACCCGGCCGGGGCCGGCGAACCCGCCGCGGCGCCGTTCTGA
- the ettA gene encoding energy-dependent translational throttle protein EttA produces the protein MAEFIYQMKGVRKAHGDKVILDNVTMAFYPGAKIGVVGPNGAGKSSILKIMAGLDQPSNGEAYLEPGATVGILLQEPPLNEDKTVRGNVEEGLGEIFEKKQRFEAIAEEMATNYTDELMEEMGKLQEELDAADAWEIDSKIEQAMDALRCPPGDEPVTHLSGGERRRVALAKLLLSEPDLLLLDEPTNHLDAESVLWLERHLQDYPGAVLAVTHDRYFLDHVAGWICEVDRGKLYPYEGNYSTYLEKKAERLEVAGKKDAKLQKRLKDELAWVRSGQKARQAKNKARLERYEQMVEEAEQYKKLDFEEIQIPTPPRLGNQVVDVKDLTKGFDGRTLIKDLSFTLPRNGIVGVIGPNGVGKSTLFKTIVGLEEPDSGTVTVGQTVQLSYVDQGRENIDGEKTVWEVVSDGLDFIQVGQNEMPSRAYLSAFGFKGADQQKPAKVLSGGERNRLNLALTLKQGGNLILLDEPTNDLDVETLSSLENALQNFPGCAVVISHDRWFLDRTCTHILAWEGNVAEGQWFWFEGNFEGYEKNKVERLGPDAARPSRVTHRKLTR, from the coding sequence ATGGCGGAATTCATCTACCAGATGAAGGGCGTGCGCAAGGCCCACGGGGACAAGGTCATCCTCGACAACGTGACCATGGCGTTCTACCCGGGCGCCAAGATCGGCGTGGTCGGGCCCAACGGCGCCGGCAAGTCCTCGATCCTGAAGATCATGGCGGGGCTGGACCAGCCCTCCAACGGGGAGGCCTACCTGGAGCCCGGCGCCACCGTCGGCATCCTGCTGCAGGAGCCCCCGCTCAACGAGGACAAGACCGTCCGCGGCAACGTGGAGGAGGGCCTCGGCGAGATCTTCGAGAAGAAGCAGCGCTTCGAGGCCATCGCCGAGGAGATGGCCACCAACTACACCGATGAGCTGATGGAGGAGATGGGCAAGCTCCAGGAGGAGCTCGACGCCGCCGACGCCTGGGAGATCGACTCCAAGATCGAGCAGGCCATGGACGCGCTGCGCTGCCCGCCCGGCGATGAGCCGGTCACCCACCTCTCCGGCGGCGAGCGCCGCCGGGTGGCGCTGGCCAAGCTGCTGCTCTCGGAGCCGGATCTGCTGCTGCTCGACGAGCCCACCAACCACCTCGACGCCGAGAGCGTGCTGTGGCTGGAGCGGCATCTGCAGGACTACCCCGGCGCCGTGCTCGCGGTGACCCACGACCGGTACTTCCTGGACCACGTCGCCGGCTGGATCTGCGAGGTCGACCGCGGCAAGCTCTACCCCTACGAGGGCAACTACTCCACCTACCTGGAGAAGAAGGCCGAGCGCCTCGAGGTCGCCGGCAAGAAGGACGCCAAGCTGCAGAAGCGGCTCAAGGACGAGCTGGCCTGGGTGCGCTCCGGGCAGAAGGCCCGGCAGGCGAAGAACAAGGCCCGCCTGGAGCGCTACGAGCAGATGGTGGAGGAGGCCGAGCAGTACAAGAAGCTCGACTTCGAGGAGATCCAGATCCCCACCCCGCCGCGGCTGGGCAACCAGGTCGTCGACGTCAAGGACCTCACCAAGGGCTTCGACGGCCGGACGCTCATCAAGGACCTCTCCTTCACCCTGCCCCGCAACGGCATCGTCGGCGTGATCGGCCCCAACGGGGTGGGCAAGTCCACCCTGTTCAAGACCATCGTGGGCCTGGAGGAGCCGGATTCGGGCACCGTCACCGTGGGCCAGACCGTGCAGCTGTCCTACGTCGACCAGGGCCGGGAGAACATCGACGGGGAGAAGACCGTGTGGGAGGTGGTCTCCGACGGGCTGGACTTCATCCAGGTCGGCCAGAACGAGATGCCCTCCCGGGCCTACCTCTCCGCCTTCGGCTTCAAGGGCGCCGATCAGCAGAAGCCGGCCAAGGTGCTCTCCGGCGGCGAGCGCAACCGGCTGAACCTGGCGCTGACCCTCAAGCAGGGCGGCAACCTGATCCTGCTCGACGAGCCGACCAATGACCTGGACGTGGAGACCCTGTCCTCCCTGGAGAACGCGCTGCAGAACTTCCCCGGCTGCGCCGTGGTGATCTCCCACGACCGCTGGTTCCTGGACCGCACCTGCACCCACATCCTCGCCTGGGAGGGCAATGTCGCCGAGGGCCAGTGGTTCTGGTTCGAGGGCAACTTCGAGGGCTACGAGAAGAACAAGGTGGAGCGGCTCGGCCCCGATGCGGCCCGGCCCTCGCGGGTGACCCACCGCAAGCTCACGCGCTAG
- a CDS encoding TIGR04053 family radical SAM/SPASM domain-containing protein, with product MTDAQPARRASVSHAPAVRTVRHDINTKPFIVIWEVTRACALVCKHCRADAQHEPHPDQLTTAEGRTLIDQLAAYERPKPLVVFTGGDPFEREDLEELVAYATDRGLSVSLSPSVTPKLTRERIFALHEAGGKAMSMSLDGATAATHDAFRGFSGTFDKTLQMAPHINEAGFRLQINSTLTRGNIREAPALLKTVLGMGAKMWYVFFLVPTGRGADLNALDPQQREDVLHWLADVGTRIAVKTTEAPQYRRVVLQRRAAREAGKEPYRGGELYDYLTAETARLLGEEPAKPRRPRPPMAVNSGSGFAFIDHVGDVYPNGFLPMHCGNVKESDFKDIYTDSPVFRQLRDPDNWHGKCSVCEFHTVCGGSRSTAFAVTGDYRASDPTCAYVPESMREVTKHRADAVAAGDPAVAAPAAE from the coding sequence ATGACCGACGCCCAACCAGCCAGGAGGGCCAGCGTGTCCCACGCGCCCGCGGTCCGCACGGTCCGCCACGACATCAACACCAAGCCGTTCATCGTGATCTGGGAGGTCACCCGCGCCTGCGCCCTGGTGTGCAAGCACTGCCGGGCCGACGCACAGCATGAGCCGCACCCGGATCAGCTGACCACCGCCGAGGGCAGGACGCTCATCGACCAGCTCGCCGCCTACGAGCGGCCGAAGCCGCTGGTGGTCTTCACCGGCGGGGACCCCTTCGAGCGCGAGGATCTGGAGGAGCTCGTAGCCTACGCCACCGACCGGGGCCTGAGCGTCTCCCTGTCGCCCTCGGTGACCCCGAAGCTCACCCGGGAGCGGATCTTCGCCCTGCACGAGGCCGGCGGCAAGGCGATGTCGATGTCCCTGGACGGGGCCACCGCCGCCACCCACGACGCCTTCCGCGGGTTCTCCGGCACCTTCGACAAGACCCTGCAGATGGCCCCGCACATCAACGAGGCCGGTTTCCGGCTGCAGATCAACTCCACGCTCACCCGGGGCAACATCCGGGAGGCCCCGGCGCTGCTGAAGACGGTGCTTGGGATGGGCGCGAAGATGTGGTACGTCTTCTTCCTCGTGCCCACCGGCCGCGGCGCCGACCTCAACGCCCTGGATCCGCAGCAGCGCGAGGACGTGCTGCACTGGCTGGCGGACGTGGGCACCCGGATCGCGGTGAAGACCACCGAGGCGCCCCAGTACCGGCGGGTGGTGCTGCAGCGCCGCGCCGCCCGGGAGGCCGGGAAGGAGCCCTACCGGGGCGGGGAGCTCTACGACTACCTCACCGCGGAGACCGCCCGGCTGCTCGGCGAGGAGCCGGCGAAGCCGCGCCGGCCGCGGCCGCCGATGGCGGTGAACTCCGGCTCCGGCTTCGCCTTCATCGACCATGTCGGCGACGTCTACCCCAACGGGTTCCTGCCGATGCACTGCGGAAACGTCAAGGAGAGCGACTTCAAAGACATCTACACCGACTCCCCGGTGTTCCGGCAGCTGCGCGACCCGGACAACTGGCACGGCAAATGCTCGGTGTGCGAGTTCCACACCGTCTGCGGCGGGTCGCGCTCCACCGCCTTCGCGGTCACCGGCGACTACCGGGCCTCGGATCCGACCTGCGCCTACGTGCCGGAGTCGATGCGGGAGGTCACCAAGCACCGGGCCGATGCCGTCGCCGCCGGGGATCCCGCCGTCGCGGCCCCGGCCGCGGAGTAG
- a CDS encoding DsbA family protein, protein MADKVTFWFDVSCPFAWITSRWIREVERVRDIEVEWRPMSLSVLNEGRELPEDYRRLMGANWGPARVFAAVAVEDGLDRLGALYTELGTRIHDQGRGGLEHIDDYPGLFAEALAAAGLPAERAAAAGTDAYDDRLREFHAEAMAAVGDEVGTPVVKMGDTAFFGPVLTRIPRGEEAGRVFDGALLLAGYPHFFELKRSRTERPEFD, encoded by the coding sequence ATGGCCGACAAGGTCACCTTCTGGTTCGACGTGTCCTGCCCCTTCGCCTGGATCACCTCCCGCTGGATCCGGGAGGTCGAGCGGGTCCGCGACATCGAGGTCGAATGGCGGCCGATGAGCCTGTCGGTGCTCAACGAGGGCCGGGAGCTGCCCGAGGACTACCGCCGGCTGATGGGCGCCAACTGGGGCCCGGCCCGGGTCTTCGCCGCCGTCGCCGTGGAGGACGGCCTGGACCGGCTGGGCGCGCTCTACACCGAGCTGGGCACCCGCATCCACGACCAGGGCCGCGGCGGCCTGGAGCACATCGACGACTACCCCGGGCTCTTCGCCGAGGCGCTGGCCGCGGCGGGGCTGCCCGCCGAGCGCGCCGCGGCCGCGGGCACGGACGCCTACGACGACCGGCTGCGGGAGTTCCACGCCGAGGCGATGGCCGCGGTCGGCGACGAGGTCGGCACCCCCGTGGTGAAGATGGGCGATACCGCCTTCTTCGGCCCGGTGCTCACCCGGATCCCGCGCGGGGAGGAGGCCGGGCGGGTCTTCGACGGGGCGCTGCTGCTCGCCGGCTACCCGCACTTCTTCGAGCTGAAGCGCTCCCGCACCGAGCGGCCGGAGTTCGACTGA
- the pepN gene encoding aminopeptidase N — protein sequence MSSVNLTREEARARAELLDVTHYDVALDLTDGGATFRSTTVVEFTARAAGETFIDLRDAAIRGVTLDGADITDAACGGDRAGYDSDAGLALRLTAGGHTLIVDADCRYTTTGQGLHRFTDPADGETYMYTQFETADAKRVFACFDQPDLKATWTMRVTAPEKWTVVSNSAPEVRAAGAGARLHSFEVPVPLSTYLIAFCVGDWHEVHDTWRGTVAAHPETPAEHRGSGELEIPLGLFCRRSLAEHLDAERLLRETKEGFDFYAANFGEPYPFGKYDQIFCPEYNMGAMENAGAVTIRDEYVFRSRTTGYRYERRNETILHEMAHMWFGDLVTMRWWDDLWLNESFATWSACAAQAAVSEYDTAWTTFANVEKSWAYQQDALPTTHPIAADARDIETVEQNFDGITYAKGASVLKQLAAYVGEEAFLAGARLHFARHRFGNATFDDLLAAMGETSGRDLSGWAGQWLTTTGMTTLAPDYELAADGTFAAFRIRQTGAEPGAGELRDHRVAVGVYALEGEGEAARLTRIRRVELDVRGESTEVPELAGAPAGDLVLVNDDDLTYTMLELDERSLATAVTRIGAFADPMPRTLCWSATWQMVRSGRMRARDFVSLVLAGAAAEDQIAVLERVLAQAVTAVTRYADPRWAREEGVRRLAEGLLAGARAAEPGSDAQLAQVNAAAQLPAAQAGPALTEAFAAIRRGEPAAAGLAGLVVDEDMRWRALQVLVAAGALGDAEAAEAEIAALAAEDRSALGEQQAIAARAAVPVTAAKARAWEEMTALGEEAPSNLALRHLILGFTAPGAGELLTAEGYPDRFFAAAAGWWSAYSSDTALRMLEGLYPAWEISESAVAAADAVLADPATPEPVRRVLAEGRDHVRRALAARAVDAGA from the coding sequence GTGAGCTCAGTGAACCTGACCCGCGAGGAGGCCCGCGCCCGCGCGGAGCTGCTGGACGTGACCCATTACGACGTGGCCCTGGACCTCACCGACGGCGGCGCGACCTTCCGCTCCACCACGGTGGTGGAGTTCACCGCCCGCGCCGCCGGGGAGACCTTCATCGACCTGCGCGACGCCGCCATCCGCGGGGTCACCCTCGACGGGGCGGATATCACCGACGCCGCCTGCGGCGGCGACCGCGCCGGCTACGACTCAGATGCGGGCCTGGCGCTCCGGCTCACCGCCGGCGGGCACACCCTGATCGTGGACGCGGACTGCCGCTACACCACCACCGGCCAGGGCCTGCACCGGTTCACCGACCCCGCCGACGGGGAGACCTACATGTACACCCAGTTCGAGACCGCGGACGCCAAGCGGGTGTTCGCCTGCTTCGACCAGCCGGATCTCAAGGCCACCTGGACGATGCGGGTCACCGCCCCGGAGAAGTGGACCGTGGTGTCGAACTCCGCGCCGGAGGTGCGCGCCGCCGGCGCCGGGGCCCGGCTGCACTCCTTCGAGGTGCCGGTGCCGTTGTCGACCTACCTCATCGCCTTCTGCGTCGGCGACTGGCACGAGGTGCACGACACCTGGCGGGGCACCGTCGCCGCGCATCCGGAGACCCCCGCCGAGCACCGCGGCAGCGGCGAGCTGGAGATCCCGCTGGGCCTGTTCTGCCGCCGCTCCCTGGCCGAGCACCTCGACGCCGAGCGGCTGCTGCGGGAGACGAAGGAGGGCTTCGACTTCTACGCGGCGAACTTCGGGGAGCCCTACCCCTTCGGCAAGTACGACCAGATCTTCTGCCCCGAGTACAACATGGGCGCGATGGAGAACGCCGGGGCGGTGACCATCCGCGACGAGTACGTGTTCCGCTCCCGCACCACCGGCTACCGCTACGAGCGGCGCAACGAGACCATCCTGCACGAGATGGCGCATATGTGGTTCGGGGATCTGGTGACCATGCGCTGGTGGGATGACCTGTGGCTCAACGAGTCCTTCGCCACCTGGTCGGCCTGCGCCGCCCAGGCGGCGGTCTCCGAGTACGACACGGCGTGGACCACCTTCGCGAACGTGGAGAAGTCCTGGGCCTACCAGCAGGACGCGCTGCCCACGACGCACCCGATCGCCGCGGACGCCCGAGACATCGAGACCGTGGAGCAGAACTTCGACGGGATCACCTACGCCAAGGGCGCCAGCGTGCTCAAGCAGCTGGCCGCCTACGTCGGCGAGGAGGCCTTCCTCGCCGGGGCCCGCCTGCACTTCGCCCGGCACCGCTTCGGCAACGCCACCTTCGACGATCTGCTGGCCGCGATGGGCGAGACCTCCGGCCGGGATCTCTCCGGCTGGGCGGGCCAGTGGCTGACCACCACCGGGATGACCACCCTGGCCCCGGACTACGAGCTGGCCGCCGACGGCACCTTCGCCGCCTTCCGGATCCGGCAGACCGGGGCCGAACCGGGCGCCGGGGAGCTGCGCGACCACCGGGTGGCGGTGGGCGTCTACGCCCTCGAGGGCGAGGGCGAGGCGGCGCGGCTGACCCGGATCCGCCGGGTGGAGCTCGACGTGCGCGGGGAATCCACCGAGGTCCCGGAGCTGGCCGGCGCCCCAGCCGGGGACCTGGTGCTGGTCAACGACGATGATCTGACCTACACCATGCTGGAGCTCGACGAGCGCTCCCTGGCCACCGCGGTGACCCGGATCGGCGCCTTCGCGGATCCGATGCCGCGCACCCTGTGCTGGTCGGCGACCTGGCAGATGGTGCGCTCCGGGCGGATGCGGGCCCGCGACTTCGTCTCCCTGGTGCTCGCCGGGGCCGCCGCGGAGGACCAGATCGCGGTACTGGAGCGGGTGCTCGCCCAGGCGGTGACCGCGGTGACCCGCTACGCCGATCCGCGGTGGGCCCGGGAGGAGGGCGTCCGGAGGCTCGCCGAGGGCCTGCTCGCCGGGGCCCGGGCCGCCGAACCCGGCTCGGATGCGCAGCTGGCGCAGGTCAACGCCGCGGCGCAGCTGCCCGCGGCGCAGGCCGGGCCGGCGCTCACCGAGGCCTTCGCCGCAATCCGCCGCGGGGAGCCGGCGGCGGCGGGCCTGGCCGGCCTGGTCGTCGACGAGGACATGCGCTGGCGGGCGCTGCAGGTGCTGGTCGCCGCCGGGGCGCTCGGCGACGCCGAGGCCGCGGAGGCGGAGATCGCCGCCCTGGCGGCGGAGGACCGCTCCGCACTCGGCGAGCAGCAGGCGATCGCCGCGCGCGCGGCGGTGCCCGTCACCGCGGCGAAGGCCCGCGCCTGGGAGGAGATGACCGCCCTCGGCGAGGAGGCGCCGTCGAACCTGGCGCTGCGGCACCTGATCCTGGGCTTCACCGCCCCGGGGGCGGGCGAGCTGCTCACCGCCGAGGGCTACCCGGACCGCTTCTTCGCCGCCGCGGCCGGCTGGTGGTCGGCGTACTCCTCGGACACCGCGCTGCGCATGCTGGAGGGCCTGTACCCGGCCTGGGAGATCTCGGAGTCCGCGGTGGCCGCCGCGGACGCGGTGCTGGCCGACCCGGCCACCCCGGAGCCGGTGCGCCGGGTGCTCGCCGAGGGCCGGGATCATGTGCGCCGGGCGCTGGCCGCCCGCGCCGTCGACGCCGGGGCGTAG
- a CDS encoding SMI1/KNR4 family protein — protein sequence MSSDIDRAWAVIVGHLDPAGPAEAAELDRLAARLGRPLPAQLRASLARHAGCPDWPGGELLDPAGIRAEWGIWTDLAAEGVFADRAPAADAGAGRAWWDPRWIPVAADGGGNSLCVDAATGRLLDMDHEVGPRLLPYPDWAGYLADVADRLAGGHGAGAAGRARAAGGSVPW from the coding sequence ATGAGCAGCGACATCGACCGCGCCTGGGCCGTCATCGTCGGCCATCTCGACCCCGCCGGGCCCGCCGAGGCCGCGGAGCTGGACCGGCTCGCCGCGCGGCTGGGCCGGCCGCTGCCGGCCCAGCTGCGCGCCTCCCTGGCCCGGCACGCCGGCTGCCCGGACTGGCCCGGCGGGGAGCTGCTGGACCCCGCGGGGATCCGCGCCGAATGGGGGATCTGGACCGATCTCGCCGCCGAGGGCGTTTTCGCCGACCGCGCCCCCGCGGCCGATGCCGGTGCCGGTCGCGCCTGGTGGGATCCGCGCTGGATCCCGGTGGCCGCCGACGGCGGCGGCAACAGCCTCTGCGTGGACGCGGCCACCGGGCGGCTGCTGGACATGGATCACGAGGTCGGCCCCCGGCTGCTGCCGTACCCGGACTGGGCCGGCTACCTCGCCGACGTCGCCGACCGGCTCGCCGGCGGCCACGGCGCCGGCGCGGCCGGCCGGGCGCGCGCCGCCGGGGGGTCGGTGCCCTGGTAG